In one window of Clupea harengus chromosome 4, Ch_v2.0.2, whole genome shotgun sequence DNA:
- the plekhm2 gene encoding pleckstrin homology domain-containing family M member 2 isoform X4: protein MDQLKVKDRILENISLSVKKLQSYFAACEDETPAIRNHDRVLQRLCEHLDHALLYGLQDISLGYWVLVLHFTRREAVRQIEELKHIATNLGRSRAWLYLALSESSLESYLRLFQENQALLQKYYFKNALVCSHDHLTLFVTLVSGLEFIRFDLELDVPYLDVAPYMPEYYKPQNLLDFEERLPSSDSLSLHSFTSLTSTNLEWDDSAIAPSSEEGDLTDPVSAPRSTVSDPQTVVYDSGVVRSTGPPSRTTSLSHSPTFRHNPFNEDSDTNTSADVTPVHSRHEAATGDDTESTSTELEVIRLARRRKPAKKRRGKESTGSVSSIQNMSSAELGEVEEGHLSGAMRGQETDPHTGDSWSASEGQDGLGSDTTRRKSKEDGDEEDPEALLRLPEMTDTSMDSVGQPLCDVMDRLNGTLDRESWERGEEEKEGVDEDAVEGRGRRGSSGHPGTKAAAPPPLQQPFRDDSGGEPPDPVGQPGPLAHSPSFLQAPPAPADFYCFTPHSPDPAAASGGYHDFAGDGQPPSLPGGHEAEGEAEAPAPQHAHSHAIEGEETGAEEAPILENGLPPDEEDEEQGEEHPSPTECSHPAEFSVDNNHLLLLMIHVFRENEEQLFKMARMSTGHMEGDLQALYLLLTDCYIYLLRKGAAEKPYMVEEAVSYNELDYVSVGLDQQTVTLVCTNRRRQFLLDTGDSSLTVWFLNILRSAMINGCREPPYPSVLTDATMEKLALTKFVCQETHCEVADVNICLYSLVHWEDPMDMGVASQPSSSVESGSIKEGPLLYRAGSTYLGKELWKSCYLALSNGILYQYPEKTDVTPLLSITMGGEHCGGCRRSNSTERPHAFQVILTDRAPLELSAENEQDMAEWMQLLCQSVSKGVRIAGAPPAPSPSVIPQGVTPSPCIPCCLVVTTSRLLTCHQDCQTSFFRSLGAAELCDVTAVCLEDDKAYCVIEFSVDRAKFLPPWVLYFSGCEERDRFLEALDRAWKDIFQVCLPRKTISEPSVQKRCGEALALIHSAWQRSDSLHRGRLQREPWC from the exons CTGCAGAGTTACTTTGCTGCCTGCGAAGATGAAACCCCAGCCATTCGTAACCATGACCGTGTTTTACAACGCCTCTGTGAACACCTGGACCATGCCTTGCTCTATGG GCTCCAGGACATCTCCTTAGGATACTGGGTCCTTGTCCTACACTTCACACGCAGAGAAGCTGTGCGGCAGATAGAGGAGCTCAAGCATATAGCTACCAACCTTGGCCGCA GTCGTGCTTGGCTGTACCTGGCCCTCAGCGAGAGTTCGTTAGAAAGCTACCTCCGCCTTTTCCAAGAGAACCAGGCTCTGCTGCAGAAATATTACTTTAA AAATGCATTGGTGTGCAGCCATGACCACCTTACCCTTTTTGTCACATTGGTCTCTGGACTGGAGTTTATCCGGTTTGACCTAGAACTG GATGTCCCCTATCTAGACGTAGCCCCCTACATGCCTGAATACTACAAGCCACAGAATCTTCTGGACTTTGAGGAGAGGTTGCCTAGTTCGGACAGTTTGTCGCTCCACTCCTTCACATCCCTCACCTCGACCAATCTGGAGTGGGATGACAGTGCCATTGCCCCGTCCAGCGAAG AGGGGGACCTGACCGACCCAGTTAGCGCACCCCGCTCCACCGTGTCTGACCCGCAAACCGTGGTCTACGACTCCGGAGTGGTCCGATCCACGGGGCCCCCGTCCAGAACCACCTCGCTCTCACACAGCCCCACCTTCCGGCACAACCCGTTCAATGAGGACTCGGACACCAACACCTCGGCCGACGTGACGCCGGTGCACAGCAGGCACGAGGCCGCCACGGGCGATGACACCGAGAGCACCAGCACCGAACTGGAAGTAATCCG ATTGGCCCGGCGAAGGAAGCCAGCCAAGAAGCGGCGTGGGAAGGAGTCCACAGGCTCTGTGAGCAGCATACAGAATATGTCCTCTGCAGAACTGGGGGAGGTTGAGGAGGGACATCTGTCTGGGGCCATGAGGGGTCAGGAAACAGACCCCCATACTGGAGACAGCTGGAGTGCCTCCGAGGGCCAGGACGGGCTGGGGTCAGACACTACGCGGAGGAAGAGCAAGGAAGACGGAGATGAAGAAGATCCCGAGGCCCTGTTGCGGCTCCCCGAGATGACGGACACCTCCATGGACAGTGTGGGCCAGCCCCTGTGTGACGTCATGGACCGGCTGAACGGCACCCTGGATCGAGAGagctgggagagaggggaggaagaaaaggaaggGGTGGACGAAGACGCGGTCgaaggcagagggaggagaggctcGTCCGGCCACCCCGGCACCAAAGCAGCGGCGCCACCTCCCCTGCAGCAGCCCTTTCGGGACGATTCGGGGGGTGAGCCACCAGACCCTGTGGGCCAGCCTGGCCCTCTGGCCCACAGCCCTAGCTTCCTGCAGGCCCCCCCGGCCCCCGCAGACTTCTACTGCTTTACCCCTCACAGTCCGGACCCTGCTGCCGCAAGTGGTGGCTACCATGACTTTGCAGGGGATGGCCAGCCACCGTCTCTTCCTGGTGGCCatgaggctgagggagaggcagaggcaccAGCGCCACAGCACGCCCACAGCCACGccatagagggggaggagacaggGGCAGAGGAGGCCCCCATTCTGGAGAATGGACTTCCTcctgatgaagaggatgaggagcagGGCGAGGAGCACCCCAGTCCCACAGAGTGCTCCCATCCAGCAGAATTCAG CGTGGACAACAATCACCTGCTCCTGCTCATGATTCATGTCttcagagagaatgaggagcaACTCTTTAAG ATGGCGAGAATGAGCACGGGACACATGGAGGGGGACCTTCAGGCCCTCTACCTGCTGCTGACAGACTGCTACATCTATCTGCTGCGCAAAG gGGCTGCAGAGAAGCCTTATATGGTTGAAGAAGCTGTGTCATACAATGAGCTGGACTATGTCTCT GTGGGGTTGGACCAGCAGACAGTTACACTGGTGTGCACAAACAGGAGAAGACAGTTTCTGCTAGATACAGGAGATTCATCcttgactgt ctggtttcTTAACATTCTGAGGTCGGCCATGATAAACGGCTGTCGAGAGCCTCCCTACCCCTCGGTTCTCACGGATGCCACCATGGAGAAACTGGCTCTCACCAAGTTTGTGTGTCAGGAAACCCACTGTGAG GTTGCTGACGTCAACATCTGCCTGTACTCGTTGGTGCACTGGGAGGACCCCATGGACATGGGCGTGGCCTCTCAGCCCTCTAGCTCTGTTGAATCGGGCAGCATCAAGGAAGGGCCCCTGCTCTACCGGGCCGGCAGCACCTACCTGGGCAAGGAGCTGTGGAAGAGCTGCTACCTGGCGCTCAG TAACGGCATCCTGTACCAGTACCCCGAGAAGACTGACGTGACCCCGTTGCTGTCCATCACCATGGG CGGGGAGCACTGCGGGGGCTGCCGGCGGTCCAACAGCACCGAGCGGCCGCACGCCTTCCAGGTGATCCTGACCGACCGCGCCCCGCTCGAGCTGAGTGCCGAAAACGAGCAGGACATGGCCGAATGGATGCAGCTGCTCTGCCAGTCGGTCTCCAAAGGGGTCCGTATCGCTGGTGCACCCCCGGCACCTTCACCATCA GTGATTCCACAAGGTGTCACACCTTCGCCCTGCATCCCGTGCTGCCTTGTGGTCACAACCAGCAGGTTGCTGACGTGCCACCAGGACTGTCAGACCAGTTTCTTCCGCTCGCTGGGCGCCGCTGAGCTGTGTGATGTCACCGCTGTCTGTTTGGAGGATGATAAGGCATACTGTGTGATT gagTTTTCTGTGGATCGGGCCAAGTTCCTTCCTCCCTGGGTTCTGTATTTCAGTGGCTGTGAGGAGAGGGACCGCTTCCTGGAGGCACTAGATAGGGCATGGAAAGACATCTTTCAG gtGTGTCTGCCGCGAAAGACCATCTCCGAGCCGTCTGTGCAGAAGCGCTGCGGCGAGGCGCTGGCTCTCATCCACAGCGCGTGGCAGCGCAGCGACAGCCTGCACCGCGGCCGCTTACAGAGAGAGCCCTGGTGCTGA
- the plekhm2 gene encoding pleckstrin homology domain-containing family M member 2 isoform X5 yields MDQLKVKDRILENISLSVKKLQSYFAACEDETPAIRNHDRVLQRLCEHLDHALLYGLQDISLGYWVLVLHFTRREAVRQIEELKHIATNLGRSRAWLYLALSESSLESYLRLFQENQALLQKYYFKNALVCSHDHLTLFVTLVSGLEFIRFDLELDVPYLDVAPYMPEYYKPQNLLDFEERLPSSDSLSLHSFTSLTSTNLEWDDSAIAPSSEDYDFGDIFPVLPSMPNADWGEGDLTDPVSAPRSTVSDPQTVVYDSGVVRSTGPPSRTTSLSHSPTFRHNPFNEDSDTNTSADVTPVHSRHEAATGDDTESTSTELEVIRLARRRKPAKKRRGKESTGSVSSIQNMSSAELGEVEEGHLSGAMRGQETDPHTGDSWSASEGQDGLGSDTTRRKSKEDGDEEDPEALLRLPEMTDTSMDSVGQPLCDVMDRLNGTLDRESWERGEEEKEGVDEDAVEGRGRRGSSGHPGTKAAAPPPLQQPFRDDSGGEPPDPVGQPGPLAHSPSFLQAPPAPADFYCFTPHSPDPAAASGGYHDFAGDGQPPSLPGGHEAEGEAEAPAPQHAHSHAIEGEETGAEEAPILENGLPPDEEDEEQGEEHPSPTECSHPAEFSVDNNHLLLLMIHVFRENEEQLFKMARMSTGHMEGDLQALYLLLTDCYIYLLRKGAAEKPYMVEEAVSYNELDYVSVGLDQQTVTLVCTNRRRQFLLDTGDSSLTVWFLNILRSAMINGCREPPYPSVLTDATMEKLALTKFVCQETHCEVADVNICLYSLVHWEDPMDMGVASQPSSSVESGSIKEGPLLYRAGSTYLGKELWKSCYLALSNGILYQYPEKTDVTPLLSITMGGEHCGGCRRSNSTERPHAFQVILTDRAPLELSAENEQDMAEWMQLLCQSVSKGVIPQGVTPSPCIPCCLVVTTSRLLTCHQDCQTSFFRSLGAAELCDVTAVCLEDDKAYCVIEFSVDRAKFLPPWVLYFSGCEERDRFLEALDRAWKDIFQVCLPRKTISEPSVQKRCGEALALIHSAWQRSDSLHRGRLQREPWC; encoded by the exons CTGCAGAGTTACTTTGCTGCCTGCGAAGATGAAACCCCAGCCATTCGTAACCATGACCGTGTTTTACAACGCCTCTGTGAACACCTGGACCATGCCTTGCTCTATGG GCTCCAGGACATCTCCTTAGGATACTGGGTCCTTGTCCTACACTTCACACGCAGAGAAGCTGTGCGGCAGATAGAGGAGCTCAAGCATATAGCTACCAACCTTGGCCGCA GTCGTGCTTGGCTGTACCTGGCCCTCAGCGAGAGTTCGTTAGAAAGCTACCTCCGCCTTTTCCAAGAGAACCAGGCTCTGCTGCAGAAATATTACTTTAA AAATGCATTGGTGTGCAGCCATGACCACCTTACCCTTTTTGTCACATTGGTCTCTGGACTGGAGTTTATCCGGTTTGACCTAGAACTG GATGTCCCCTATCTAGACGTAGCCCCCTACATGCCTGAATACTACAAGCCACAGAATCTTCTGGACTTTGAGGAGAGGTTGCCTAGTTCGGACAGTTTGTCGCTCCACTCCTTCACATCCCTCACCTCGACCAATCTGGAGTGGGATGACAGTGCCATTGCCCCGTCCAGCGAAG ATTATGATTTCGGTGACATCTTCCCTGTGTTGCCGTCAATGCCAAATGCAGACTGGGGAG AGGGGGACCTGACCGACCCAGTTAGCGCACCCCGCTCCACCGTGTCTGACCCGCAAACCGTGGTCTACGACTCCGGAGTGGTCCGATCCACGGGGCCCCCGTCCAGAACCACCTCGCTCTCACACAGCCCCACCTTCCGGCACAACCCGTTCAATGAGGACTCGGACACCAACACCTCGGCCGACGTGACGCCGGTGCACAGCAGGCACGAGGCCGCCACGGGCGATGACACCGAGAGCACCAGCACCGAACTGGAAGTAATCCG ATTGGCCCGGCGAAGGAAGCCAGCCAAGAAGCGGCGTGGGAAGGAGTCCACAGGCTCTGTGAGCAGCATACAGAATATGTCCTCTGCAGAACTGGGGGAGGTTGAGGAGGGACATCTGTCTGGGGCCATGAGGGGTCAGGAAACAGACCCCCATACTGGAGACAGCTGGAGTGCCTCCGAGGGCCAGGACGGGCTGGGGTCAGACACTACGCGGAGGAAGAGCAAGGAAGACGGAGATGAAGAAGATCCCGAGGCCCTGTTGCGGCTCCCCGAGATGACGGACACCTCCATGGACAGTGTGGGCCAGCCCCTGTGTGACGTCATGGACCGGCTGAACGGCACCCTGGATCGAGAGagctgggagagaggggaggaagaaaaggaaggGGTGGACGAAGACGCGGTCgaaggcagagggaggagaggctcGTCCGGCCACCCCGGCACCAAAGCAGCGGCGCCACCTCCCCTGCAGCAGCCCTTTCGGGACGATTCGGGGGGTGAGCCACCAGACCCTGTGGGCCAGCCTGGCCCTCTGGCCCACAGCCCTAGCTTCCTGCAGGCCCCCCCGGCCCCCGCAGACTTCTACTGCTTTACCCCTCACAGTCCGGACCCTGCTGCCGCAAGTGGTGGCTACCATGACTTTGCAGGGGATGGCCAGCCACCGTCTCTTCCTGGTGGCCatgaggctgagggagaggcagaggcaccAGCGCCACAGCACGCCCACAGCCACGccatagagggggaggagacaggGGCAGAGGAGGCCCCCATTCTGGAGAATGGACTTCCTcctgatgaagaggatgaggagcagGGCGAGGAGCACCCCAGTCCCACAGAGTGCTCCCATCCAGCAGAATTCAG CGTGGACAACAATCACCTGCTCCTGCTCATGATTCATGTCttcagagagaatgaggagcaACTCTTTAAG ATGGCGAGAATGAGCACGGGACACATGGAGGGGGACCTTCAGGCCCTCTACCTGCTGCTGACAGACTGCTACATCTATCTGCTGCGCAAAG gGGCTGCAGAGAAGCCTTATATGGTTGAAGAAGCTGTGTCATACAATGAGCTGGACTATGTCTCT GTGGGGTTGGACCAGCAGACAGTTACACTGGTGTGCACAAACAGGAGAAGACAGTTTCTGCTAGATACAGGAGATTCATCcttgactgt ctggtttcTTAACATTCTGAGGTCGGCCATGATAAACGGCTGTCGAGAGCCTCCCTACCCCTCGGTTCTCACGGATGCCACCATGGAGAAACTGGCTCTCACCAAGTTTGTGTGTCAGGAAACCCACTGTGAG GTTGCTGACGTCAACATCTGCCTGTACTCGTTGGTGCACTGGGAGGACCCCATGGACATGGGCGTGGCCTCTCAGCCCTCTAGCTCTGTTGAATCGGGCAGCATCAAGGAAGGGCCCCTGCTCTACCGGGCCGGCAGCACCTACCTGGGCAAGGAGCTGTGGAAGAGCTGCTACCTGGCGCTCAG TAACGGCATCCTGTACCAGTACCCCGAGAAGACTGACGTGACCCCGTTGCTGTCCATCACCATGGG CGGGGAGCACTGCGGGGGCTGCCGGCGGTCCAACAGCACCGAGCGGCCGCACGCCTTCCAGGTGATCCTGACCGACCGCGCCCCGCTCGAGCTGAGTGCCGAAAACGAGCAGGACATGGCCGAATGGATGCAGCTGCTCTGCCAGTCGGTCTCCAAAGGG GTGATTCCACAAGGTGTCACACCTTCGCCCTGCATCCCGTGCTGCCTTGTGGTCACAACCAGCAGGTTGCTGACGTGCCACCAGGACTGTCAGACCAGTTTCTTCCGCTCGCTGGGCGCCGCTGAGCTGTGTGATGTCACCGCTGTCTGTTTGGAGGATGATAAGGCATACTGTGTGATT gagTTTTCTGTGGATCGGGCCAAGTTCCTTCCTCCCTGGGTTCTGTATTTCAGTGGCTGTGAGGAGAGGGACCGCTTCCTGGAGGCACTAGATAGGGCATGGAAAGACATCTTTCAG gtGTGTCTGCCGCGAAAGACCATCTCCGAGCCGTCTGTGCAGAAGCGCTGCGGCGAGGCGCTGGCTCTCATCCACAGCGCGTGGCAGCGCAGCGACAGCCTGCACCGCGGCCGCTTACAGAGAGAGCCCTGGTGCTGA
- the plekhm2 gene encoding pleckstrin homology domain-containing family M member 2 isoform X1, with amino-acid sequence MDQLKVKDRILENISLSVKKLQSYFAACEDETPAIRNHDRVLQRLCEHLDHALLYGLQDISLGYWVLVLHFTRREAVRQIEELKHIATNLGRSRAWLYLALSESSLESYLRLFQENQALLQKYYFKNALVCSHDHLTLFVTLVSGLEFIRFDLELDVPYLDVAPYMPEYYKPQNLLDFEERLPSSDSLSLHSFTSLTSTNLEWDDSAIAPSSEVIISKTAQQHCPVRCEIQRYSEGDLTDPVSAPRSTVSDPQTVVYDSGVVRSTGPPSRTTSLSHSPTFRHNPFNEDSDTNTSADVTPVHSRHEAATGDDTESTSTELEVIRLARRRKPAKKRRGKESTGSVSSIQNMSSAELGEVEEGHLSGAMRGQETDPHTGDSWSASEGQDGLGSDTTRRKSKEDGDEEDPEALLRLPEMTDTSMDSVGQPLCDVMDRLNGTLDRESWERGEEEKEGVDEDAVEGRGRRGSSGHPGTKAAAPPPLQQPFRDDSGGEPPDPVGQPGPLAHSPSFLQAPPAPADFYCFTPHSPDPAAASGGYHDFAGDGQPPSLPGGHEAEGEAEAPAPQHAHSHAIEGEETGAEEAPILENGLPPDEEDEEQGEEHPSPTECSHPAEFSVDNNHLLLLMIHVFRENEEQLFKMARMSTGHMEGDLQALYLLLTDCYIYLLRKGAAEKPYMVEEAVSYNELDYVSVGLDQQTVTLVCTNRRRQFLLDTGDSSLTVWFLNILRSAMINGCREPPYPSVLTDATMEKLALTKFVCQETHCEVADVNICLYSLVHWEDPMDMGVASQPSSSVESGSIKEGPLLYRAGSTYLGKELWKSCYLALSNGILYQYPEKTDVTPLLSITMGGEHCGGCRRSNSTERPHAFQVILTDRAPLELSAENEQDMAEWMQLLCQSVSKGVRIAGAPPAPSPSVIPQGVTPSPCIPCCLVVTTSRLLTCHQDCQTSFFRSLGAAELCDVTAVCLEDDKAYCVIEFSVDRAKFLPPWVLYFSGCEERDRFLEALDRAWKDIFQVCLPRKTISEPSVQKRCGEALALIHSAWQRSDSLHRGRLQREPWC; translated from the exons CTGCAGAGTTACTTTGCTGCCTGCGAAGATGAAACCCCAGCCATTCGTAACCATGACCGTGTTTTACAACGCCTCTGTGAACACCTGGACCATGCCTTGCTCTATGG GCTCCAGGACATCTCCTTAGGATACTGGGTCCTTGTCCTACACTTCACACGCAGAGAAGCTGTGCGGCAGATAGAGGAGCTCAAGCATATAGCTACCAACCTTGGCCGCA GTCGTGCTTGGCTGTACCTGGCCCTCAGCGAGAGTTCGTTAGAAAGCTACCTCCGCCTTTTCCAAGAGAACCAGGCTCTGCTGCAGAAATATTACTTTAA AAATGCATTGGTGTGCAGCCATGACCACCTTACCCTTTTTGTCACATTGGTCTCTGGACTGGAGTTTATCCGGTTTGACCTAGAACTG GATGTCCCCTATCTAGACGTAGCCCCCTACATGCCTGAATACTACAAGCCACAGAATCTTCTGGACTTTGAGGAGAGGTTGCCTAGTTCGGACAGTTTGTCGCTCCACTCCTTCACATCCCTCACCTCGACCAATCTGGAGTGGGATGACAGTGCCATTGCCCCGTCCAGCGAAG TGATTATTTCAAAAACAGCGCAACAGCACTGTCCAGTTAGATGTGAGATTCAGAGATATTCAG AGGGGGACCTGACCGACCCAGTTAGCGCACCCCGCTCCACCGTGTCTGACCCGCAAACCGTGGTCTACGACTCCGGAGTGGTCCGATCCACGGGGCCCCCGTCCAGAACCACCTCGCTCTCACACAGCCCCACCTTCCGGCACAACCCGTTCAATGAGGACTCGGACACCAACACCTCGGCCGACGTGACGCCGGTGCACAGCAGGCACGAGGCCGCCACGGGCGATGACACCGAGAGCACCAGCACCGAACTGGAAGTAATCCG ATTGGCCCGGCGAAGGAAGCCAGCCAAGAAGCGGCGTGGGAAGGAGTCCACAGGCTCTGTGAGCAGCATACAGAATATGTCCTCTGCAGAACTGGGGGAGGTTGAGGAGGGACATCTGTCTGGGGCCATGAGGGGTCAGGAAACAGACCCCCATACTGGAGACAGCTGGAGTGCCTCCGAGGGCCAGGACGGGCTGGGGTCAGACACTACGCGGAGGAAGAGCAAGGAAGACGGAGATGAAGAAGATCCCGAGGCCCTGTTGCGGCTCCCCGAGATGACGGACACCTCCATGGACAGTGTGGGCCAGCCCCTGTGTGACGTCATGGACCGGCTGAACGGCACCCTGGATCGAGAGagctgggagagaggggaggaagaaaaggaaggGGTGGACGAAGACGCGGTCgaaggcagagggaggagaggctcGTCCGGCCACCCCGGCACCAAAGCAGCGGCGCCACCTCCCCTGCAGCAGCCCTTTCGGGACGATTCGGGGGGTGAGCCACCAGACCCTGTGGGCCAGCCTGGCCCTCTGGCCCACAGCCCTAGCTTCCTGCAGGCCCCCCCGGCCCCCGCAGACTTCTACTGCTTTACCCCTCACAGTCCGGACCCTGCTGCCGCAAGTGGTGGCTACCATGACTTTGCAGGGGATGGCCAGCCACCGTCTCTTCCTGGTGGCCatgaggctgagggagaggcagaggcaccAGCGCCACAGCACGCCCACAGCCACGccatagagggggaggagacaggGGCAGAGGAGGCCCCCATTCTGGAGAATGGACTTCCTcctgatgaagaggatgaggagcagGGCGAGGAGCACCCCAGTCCCACAGAGTGCTCCCATCCAGCAGAATTCAG CGTGGACAACAATCACCTGCTCCTGCTCATGATTCATGTCttcagagagaatgaggagcaACTCTTTAAG ATGGCGAGAATGAGCACGGGACACATGGAGGGGGACCTTCAGGCCCTCTACCTGCTGCTGACAGACTGCTACATCTATCTGCTGCGCAAAG gGGCTGCAGAGAAGCCTTATATGGTTGAAGAAGCTGTGTCATACAATGAGCTGGACTATGTCTCT GTGGGGTTGGACCAGCAGACAGTTACACTGGTGTGCACAAACAGGAGAAGACAGTTTCTGCTAGATACAGGAGATTCATCcttgactgt ctggtttcTTAACATTCTGAGGTCGGCCATGATAAACGGCTGTCGAGAGCCTCCCTACCCCTCGGTTCTCACGGATGCCACCATGGAGAAACTGGCTCTCACCAAGTTTGTGTGTCAGGAAACCCACTGTGAG GTTGCTGACGTCAACATCTGCCTGTACTCGTTGGTGCACTGGGAGGACCCCATGGACATGGGCGTGGCCTCTCAGCCCTCTAGCTCTGTTGAATCGGGCAGCATCAAGGAAGGGCCCCTGCTCTACCGGGCCGGCAGCACCTACCTGGGCAAGGAGCTGTGGAAGAGCTGCTACCTGGCGCTCAG TAACGGCATCCTGTACCAGTACCCCGAGAAGACTGACGTGACCCCGTTGCTGTCCATCACCATGGG CGGGGAGCACTGCGGGGGCTGCCGGCGGTCCAACAGCACCGAGCGGCCGCACGCCTTCCAGGTGATCCTGACCGACCGCGCCCCGCTCGAGCTGAGTGCCGAAAACGAGCAGGACATGGCCGAATGGATGCAGCTGCTCTGCCAGTCGGTCTCCAAAGGGGTCCGTATCGCTGGTGCACCCCCGGCACCTTCACCATCA GTGATTCCACAAGGTGTCACACCTTCGCCCTGCATCCCGTGCTGCCTTGTGGTCACAACCAGCAGGTTGCTGACGTGCCACCAGGACTGTCAGACCAGTTTCTTCCGCTCGCTGGGCGCCGCTGAGCTGTGTGATGTCACCGCTGTCTGTTTGGAGGATGATAAGGCATACTGTGTGATT gagTTTTCTGTGGATCGGGCCAAGTTCCTTCCTCCCTGGGTTCTGTATTTCAGTGGCTGTGAGGAGAGGGACCGCTTCCTGGAGGCACTAGATAGGGCATGGAAAGACATCTTTCAG gtGTGTCTGCCGCGAAAGACCATCTCCGAGCCGTCTGTGCAGAAGCGCTGCGGCGAGGCGCTGGCTCTCATCCACAGCGCGTGGCAGCGCAGCGACAGCCTGCACCGCGGCCGCTTACAGAGAGAGCCCTGGTGCTGA